In a genomic window of Rhabdothermincola sediminis:
- a CDS encoding pyridoxamine 5'-phosphate oxidase family protein, with product MAAWEDVCRSSPELAPAVQRRFEAHGLGLLATIRTDGFPRVSGVEPLFTRGELWLGMMPESRKALDLQRNDRLSLHSATTDKELTEGDAKVTGRAVEVKDETTKQQFLRWFAEENGHAPDGPFHLFRVDVTELALIRPGGDHLVIESWRQGRGTRRIERR from the coding sequence CCCGAGCTCGCGCCAGCGGTGCAGCGCCGCTTCGAGGCCCACGGCCTCGGATTGCTCGCCACCATCCGCACCGACGGCTTCCCCCGCGTCAGCGGTGTCGAGCCCCTCTTCACCCGAGGCGAGCTGTGGCTGGGCATGATGCCCGAGTCGCGCAAGGCTCTCGACCTGCAACGCAACGATCGTCTCTCCCTGCACAGTGCCACGACGGACAAGGAGCTGACCGAGGGCGACGCCAAGGTGACCGGCCGGGCGGTGGAGGTGAAGGATGAGACGACGAAACAGCAGTTCCTCCGGTGGTTCGCGGAGGAGAACGGCCACGCCCCGGATGGACCCTTCCACCTCTTCCGGGTCGACGTCACCGAGCTGGCACTCATCAGGCCCGGTGGCGATCACCTGGTGATCGAGTCCTGGCGGCAAGGACGGGGGACGAGGCGGATCGAACGCCGTTGA